In one Carassius carassius chromosome 12, fCarCar2.1, whole genome shotgun sequence genomic region, the following are encoded:
- the c12h5orf22 gene encoding UPF0489 protein C5orf22 homolog, with amino-acid sequence MKTPPQKRVYPKLPVWIVEDHHEVVKHIYRAIGSKHIPMKDLKMIHLDSHPDLLIPVNMPADTVYDKETLLSELSIENWIMPMVYAGHVSHVAWLHPYWAQQIKEGQHSMCVGKDSSTTTIRVTSRDDYFLSDALYVPLDQLENPKELHLNVIRVDPVDSSQERPRGNGQSGAKIPKQTVKEDRDVQLKRETPCTSSPPPLDGSTASGNCSHTVTKTDEGSTNCITERLLAVIEQTDPFILDIDLDFFSCKNPFKEIYTQEECALLQELYSFSRPQQDSDEEELLNCVERRTRQLEDLEAAFAELLEDDSQETVERLAANPRMKSLVRLVHSLKNRTPSPDYEMVHQAGLTCDYSELPHHISSEEEIQQLITAVQLFLEALPKPTIVTISRSSLDEYCPAEQVDSIQNSVLNILESLFGCLDVHREYESIPSEITSQTP; translated from the exons atgaagacGCCTCCTCAGAAACGCGTGTATCCTAAACTGCCCGTGTGGATTGTGGAGGACCATCATGAG GTTGTGAAACACATATATCGTGCCATTGGCTCGAAACATATTCCAATGAAGGACCTTAAAATGATCCATTTGGACTCCCATCCTGATCTCCTCATCCCTGTGAACATGCCTGCTGATACAGTCTACGACAAAGAGACTCTGCTCAG TGAGCTGAGCATTGAGAATTGGATTATGCCAATGGTCTATGCTGGACACGTATCCCACGTAGCCTGGCTGCATCCGTACTGGGCTCAGCAGATCAAAGAAGGACAGCATTCTATGTGTGTGGGGAAAGATTCATCTACAACCACCATCAG GGTCACAAGCAGAGACGATTACTTTTTGAGTGACGCTCTTTACGTTCCACTGGATCAGCTGGAAAACCCAAAAGAGTTGCATTTAAATGTCATCCGCGTGGATCCTGTTGACAGTTCGCAGGAAAGGCCGCGTGGAAATGGACAAAGTGGTGCTAAAATACCAAAACAAACTGTAAAAGAGGACAGAGATGTGCAGTTAAAACGGGAGACCCCGTGCACTTCCTCTCCTCCACCGCTTGATGGCAGCACTGCGTCGGGAAACTGCAGTCACACAGTCACGAAGACTGATGAGGGCTCAACAAACTGCATCACGGAGCGGCTTTTAGCAGTTATAGAGCAAACTGACCCGTTCATACTTGACATTGACTTGGATTTTTTCTCCTGTAAGAACCCTTTCAAGGAGATTTACACGCAG GAAGAGTGTGCTCTCCTGCAAGAGTTGTACAGCTTTAGCAGGCCACAGCAGGATTCAGACGAG GAGGAGCTCTTAAATTGTGTAGAGAGACGAACTCGCCAGCTTGAAGACCTGGAGGCTGCATTTGCTGAACTGCTAGAGGATGACAGCCAGGAAACTGTTGAACGTTTAGCAGCAAACCCAAG AATGAAATCTCTTGTCAGACTTGTACACAGCCTTAAGAATCGAACTCCGTCACCGGACTATGAAATG GTGCATCAAGCAGGCTTGACCTGTGATTACTCCGAGCTCCCTCACCACATCAGCAGTGAGGAGGAGATCCAGCAGTTGATCACGGCCGTGCAGCTCTTCCTGGAAGCCCTGCCCAAACCCACCATAGTCACTATATCCAG ATCCAGTTTGGATGAGTATTGCCCAGCGGAGCAGGTGGATTCCATCCAGAACAGTGTGCTGAACATTCTAGAGTCCCTCTTTGGCTGCTTAGATGTTCACAGAGAGTATGAATCAATACCATCGGAGATCACATCACAGACGCCATGA